One segment of Palaemon carinicauda isolate YSFRI2023 chromosome 35, ASM3689809v2, whole genome shotgun sequence DNA contains the following:
- the RpS24 gene encoding small ribosomal subunit protein eS24, with product MGKERKSERTATIRTRKFLTNRLLNRKQMVVDVLHPGRATVPKSEIKAKLAKMYKTTGDVVYCFGFKTQFGGGKSTGFALVYDTLEYAKKIEPKYRLARQGLLEIKRIGRKTRKERKNRMKKARGTEKAKLASATKKVSFIFQCVICIDWESDNIKVLYSDISLKSELPTIEYRFIIC from the exons ATGGGGAAGGAAAGAAAG TCGGAACGTACGGCCACCATCCGTACCAGAAAGTTTCTGACGAACCGGCTCCTTAACAGGAAGCAGATG GTCGTAGATGTTCTGCATCCTGGTAGAGCAACAGTACCAAAATCTGAAATTAAAGCCAAGTTAGCTAAG ATGTACAAAACAACTGGTGATGTCGTCTACTGCTTCGGGTTCAAAACACAGTTCGGTGGTGGCAAGAGCACTGGATTTGCTTTGGTGTATGATACTCTTGAGTATGCCAAAAAGATTGAACCAAAATACCGTCTTGCCAGA CAAGGACTACTTGAAATAAAGAGAATCGGCCGCAAGACCAGAAAGGAACGTAAGAACAGAATGAAGAAGGCTCGCGGTACCGAAAAGGCGAAGTTGGCCTCCGCAACCAAGAAAGTAAGTTTTATTTTCCAATGTGTAATATGTATTGACTGGGAGTCAGATAATATAAAAGTATTGTATTCAGATATTTCACTAAAAAGTGAATTGCCAACAATTGAATATCGATTTATTATATGTTAA